A single bacterium BMS3Abin02 DNA region contains:
- the yttP gene encoding putative HTH-type transcriptional regulator YttP — protein sequence MALPGDLMPPNDLRARREDEIARGALKLFLDKGFHATSVREIAAASNLSMGGLYEYIGSKGDVLWLVYRHLLTGLDAAVSSSASGEDLEATLAALIAATTEHAAEVQLMYREAGALDPADRERLAVSEREQAGRLAAMVEEGIASGYLAENDPELVAHLLMFLTAFYPLRRWLLRHRADLDAGTVARSVARIVVHGLRARTDADPS from the coding sequence ATGGCTTTGCCGGGTGACCTGATGCCACCGAACGACCTCAGAGCACGGCGAGAAGACGAGATCGCTCGCGGCGCGCTGAAACTCTTCCTGGACAAGGGATTCCACGCCACTTCGGTTCGCGAGATCGCAGCGGCTTCCAACCTCTCGATGGGAGGTCTCTACGAATACATCGGGTCGAAAGGCGATGTTCTGTGGCTCGTCTACCGTCACCTCCTCACAGGCCTCGACGCTGCGGTCTCGTCTTCGGCCTCGGGTGAAGATCTGGAGGCGACGCTCGCCGCACTCATCGCGGCGACGACCGAACACGCCGCCGAGGTGCAGCTCATGTACAGGGAGGCGGGTGCTCTCGACCCGGCGGATCGGGAGCGGCTCGCCGTCTCCGAGCGGGAACAGGCAGGTCGGCTGGCCGCCATGGTCGAGGAGGGGATCGCATCGGGATACCTGGCCGAGAACGACCCGGAACTCGTCGCCCACCTCCTCATGTTCCTCACCGCGTTCTATCCGCTCCGACGCTGGCTGCTGCGACATCGGGCCGACCTCGATGCCGGCACCGTCGCCCGATCCGTGGCCCGCATCGTCGTGCATGGCCTGCGTGCCCGCACTGATGCGGACCCTTCCTGA